GCTTTGGGTTACCCTCCGAGAACTAGAATATATTTGGCAGGTTCTGAAACGTTTGGTGGTCAAAGAGTTCTGATTCCTTTGCGTGCCCTGTACACCGACTTAGTGGATCGTACTTCTTTGTGCAGTAAACAAGAATTGGCCAAAATCATTGGCCCAGAAACCCCAGTTCCTCTGGATTCTTTTGAATTTCCTCCAGCACAGAGtgcaaaacaattaaaagaatgGGACAATGCTGGCCCTCGTCCTAGGCCTCTTCCTCCGCCTCCTGACCGATCTATTTATCGACACGAAAAAGAAGGCTGGTATGGTTGGATTGCTGAGAAGGATTCTGAGCCTGAGCCTGAGCCTGAGCCTGAGCCTGAATCAAACGATTTAAGAAACCAAGCACATCGTTTGCTGTGGGATGCTGTTGATTATATTGTTTCCGTGGAAGCTGATGCATTCTTTCCCGGTTTTGACAATGATGGCAGTGGATGGCCAGATTTTTCTGGCTTGATGATGGGACACCGCCTGTATAAGATGGCTTCAAGTAGAACGTACAGACCCGACAGGTAAACCATAAAGTTGTCAAGAGGCTATACTTGCAGTCTTGCACACTAATAGTTTACACAATTTTTTCTTTCCCCTCTCTAATTTCGTTTTCCGTATTTCTGTTTATTTGCCCAGGAAGTATCTCACTGAACTGATCAATAGTACTCGAGATAATCTTTACCATCCCCGATTCAATTGGACACTCTCCATCAGAGAACACCTAAACAAAAGCACAGCAGAAGATGGCATCATGCGGGAGTTTCTTCTATCAAGTCCAACGTCTTTCCTTTCTCACCCCATCCCTGAATGCTCATGTGCAACTCTCAAGAATACTGAGATTGTTCATTCAAGAAAGGGCAGTAATCTCCAAATTCTGTATCAGGGGCAGGACGAGTGCCCCAAAGGATTGGATCAAGGTCTAAACAGCATTGAATCACAAGATGACAGTGCTGATAAGTCTGAAACGCCAGAAGATGACATGGATTTAGGACCTCTGGAATCCGATCAAAATAGCCAACCCTTCACTGTCCTCACATCGGAGCAGGACGAGGAAATGGATCCTGACGATTAGGATTGTGTATAGATACATACACCTGATACATTGCCATGGATTTCCAGCACAAGCTTGCCAGATGAATACTTTTTCTCGGGATTTTTAGCTCATGAGGGcagcagcatgcatatattttgtACAGGCGCATTGCAATTTTTGTAGGGTCTGTTATTGGTATCTCAGCGTATAGAAAGATAAATATTTCTTGTTTCCCCTTTTTTCCACAGAAAATTCAAGCTGTATCAAAATTTCCCAATTTTTTTAGCTGTTCTAACGAGTTGAGCATGGAATGCAGATGTATTCATTTCGAtgattctttaattttaatttagtttCAGAACTCGGTGTTACCCGAACCTGTGGATTAAGAACATCGCGTCGGCCGTTACctcatttcatattttattttacgaaGTTTAAATTGTCATCCGATTATTTCTCGAATAATGAGAGTGCGTGCTCGGTCTGGAACACAAAGATGTTGGAGAATACATCCACAAATCTTGATAGGCTTTATTTGAGAATCAAATTGCATGTTGTTATGAACTATTCAAAGAAGATGCAGTTGTACGAGAAACTTGTTACTTGTTGATTGTGTCGCAACTAGGTATATGCCTAATATATCTATAGTATTCGTTTAAGTAAATACGATTTTGATTTGCCAATAAAATACAAGGATAATCTCAACCTACCTTCACTGTAAATCGAGTTTTTAAAATCTTATATCCAGAATTGAAAGAAATACTTaggaaaaaatgttttaaaatatctgaCAATCTAAATTTTTGATGCTATTGTTGAACTCACGAAAACTAAAACCAATTTGTATTATACTCACATTAGGATTCAGATAATAACAACACAACAAACAAGCATAAAAATCAAATGTATATGACATCGTACTCAAATATTAGGATTTCAAGaatttaacaataataattagAATGTTTCTGCCGTTATTGCTAAGATTGCTTGGAGCATTTGGTTGGCAAGAAACCAAATGATTTTTGAAGGTCATTTTGTTCAAACTGCAGATGTGGTGACTCCTGCAAGTAATCTTTGATTACAGTTCTTGGCTTGCCATGCCAGGTTTGTAACTCCTCCTCCAGTGATTTGCTGGTGTGCTCCACCACCGGGTTTGGTTAAAATCAACGTCGATGCAGCGATCATTGGAGGCTCAAACTTCTATGGAATGAGAGTGATCGCCCATGATGAAATAGGTATGATTTTGTTCGCTCAAGTGCAGTGTCTTTAAGGTCTATATTCAAGTTTTGTGGCCGAGTTAATGACTGTTAGAGCAGGTTTCGTTCTCGCAGATTTGCAACAGTGACAGATAATTATTGTCGAGATACATACGATTAATATTGTTCATTCTATTAATCAATCTTAATCTTAGACTCCAAGAAAatctataataatttttattcgaTAAATTTTTTTGCTACATCCACATCTTTCAGTAAGACATTACAGAAAATCTGCAAACAAAACATCACGTATTCCATCACGTATTCTTGCTTCTTTTAGATTGTGGAaaggaaaatgtataaattaataaaaaaaattgtcctTTGTTTCTTAGACCTTTGTAAAGTGTGATTTGGTggtttaataatataatgccttgttttattcaaaaaaataaattgaatttaaacaaaaataatgtcCTCCCAATTCAAATGCAaacgttatatatatatatattgaaatacaACGAAAGTAACGAGGAAATCGAAGTTATAAGtaatttttgtgtaaaatatgaattccaatatatatatatatataaaagaaatataaaTATCCATATCAGTCCTCCAACTGTTCCTCGTACCAATAATAGGTACAACCGTTCTTGGGAAGCgcaaaaataaagcaaaattcCCTTTTTTCCCTTCACTTCCCTCAAGGATCAGCTCCACTCTAGGGTTCTTCCAAATTCCCAATCGTGAAACGAAATTCTTTAGTTCACTGATAGAGATACCCGTTATAGCCTCCGCATACAACATACAAAACCTAATTTCCATGGTGGAAGGCGGTAGGGCCGGATCCGAATCGGGTTCCAGGTCCAAACCCGCATCCTCATTCGAATCCGCCGGAGGCCGCCTCCGTTTCCGGGTGGAATTGAGGCCGGGTGAAACCACGATAGTTTCGTGGAAAAAACTCCTTAAAGAGGCTACTTCCAATCAGCCCAATGGGACCGACCTGTCAATCGTGGGCCCGTCTTCGGAGGCCCAGCAGCCCACTTCACAGGCACCATTGCCGCCGTCTTCAGAGGCTTCTTCTTCGAAGCGTACGGTCGCTGAGAATGAAGCCAAAGATTCGCAAGCGCAGGCTGGCTCCAACCGTTTGAACAATGTGATAGAGAGAATTGAGCGCATGTATGCGGTATGTTGTAGTTCGGTTATATTAATGCTGATTAATTTCATTGAATCCTCTTTAGTGCTAGTTGTCGCGTCGGcttgtgttttattttatgttactttgtgttTTGgatttaaattgaatttttttaatgttaatcTCGCAGAATTAGATCGTTTCTTAAgttttattatgaatttttgggttaaaCATTTGAATTGGTTCCCCAGAATGTCAGGCTTATGGATAGCGTTGCATTTGAATAGGCTCCCCATATTTCTTCCTATGGTTGTTACttactaaatttaaatattttatcattaattGTCATCTCTCTTGTAAATGTGGTGATTTTTGATTCTACGTGCTTTCTCTTTGTGGAATTTAAAGGGTAATGGAAGTAGCGACGAGGAGGATGTTGTCCTAGATGATGTGCCTGATGACGATGAGTATGATACAGATGACTCGTTCATAGATGATGCCGAGTTGGTGGGTGCTACTTTTTATTCTTCTATGTTTTCTAAACCTGCAGTGTTTGTTAGCCGTCTTGATTTGCAGCTTTTGAATGGTTAGATAATAAATGAGTATTACTTCTATGCAGGACGACTATTTCCAGGTCGATAACTCCGCGATAAAACATGATGGATTTTTTGTTAATCGTGGGAAGCTGGAGCGCATGTGAGTTATTTTGGATGttcttttattaatattaaacaatatttaAGATGCAGCGTTCTACTCATTTCCGAATGTGAAACACACATATGGGAAGATTTATGCAATGTGTTTCCTATAACCAAATATTCATGTTAACATTGTTCTTGTTAAGACATCATGAGAAGTTACCCCCTTTTTTGGACTTCTTGGAATTTGGGTTTGAAACTAAGGAAGTATTATGTTGAATAAGCCATTGCATTCAATTCACTCCAATTTAACCTATTTGCAATTTTCCTTTGTGAGTTTTTCTGTGCTGGGGCAATACATTGTTAATTGTTATCTATTTTTCCGATCAATTGCTCGCAAGGTACTGGTGGCACGCTAATATatctttattttcaatttcagAGAACCTTCTATATCAGCAACCCAGCAGCCAAAAAAGAGAAGACGCAAAGATTTAGATAAAGGTCAAGGTGGACTTGATGATGGACATAATCCAAGTAAGCATGTGAAGTTAGGGGACAAAGGTAGAAAAGCGTcgtcaattgaaaaaaaattagatagtCAGTCAAATAGAGTGGATGTACCAAATGCACAAggtaaataatatatgatttctgGTTTCTCCAGAAAATGTTCCTGAGGTCTCATTGAAGGGCTAAATTGCAGGTTCCAAAAATACTTTGGATCCTTCAGGAACGTCAAATGGTGATCCCATGGGTCCAGACAAGGATGCTGACCAGCAGAGAACTGGAGTTCTCCCATTAAAGAGTTATAATAACAAACAGAAAGAGGGTAGTGAACTTCAAGACACCGCAATTCAGAGGTCAATCGATAAAAGTTCATGTGAGAACAAATCTCAATCCGGAAAACCATTAACTAATGCTGATGAGTCAGATCAGTCTATGCAACAAAAAGAGAAAGCCGCACTTGCTGAAAGATTTGACCTGAATGTTCCTGCAAGCAAGGATTCCTTGCAACCCTATGTGAGCATGTTTACATTTTCGACAGTTGGTTATCCTTGAAATGTATCATGTAATTTCCAACATAGTTGAGCCCTAACCAGTTGTCTGAAATATTTTACGACCATAATGCTTTTAGGATTCATCCATGACCTTGTAGTTTTGTCttactttttcttccaatttttgTCATATGGATAAGATTTAGAGTTTGAGATAGCATTTGAAATGCTTGTAGATAAAATCTTGTGGCTTTGTAGAGTTAAGTAAATTACCATTCTATATTGAAAATGGGGGATTCCATACGAATCTGCCATAGTACTAATATTTAAAGGGTTGGCGCTGTTAATTGACCCATTTTTTACAAGTGCCACGGTATTGTAACTGATGTTAAAATTTGCTTTAAATTTCTGATTTTCCATTGTGCACCTCATCTCAGTGCTTGACTGCTTGTACTCTTAGTTCGAGCTggcaaaaatatttaattctttgTTTCAAGTTTATCCTAATCTCTGATGGTTCCATCTTTTCTCCCTCTTTTTTACAATTAACATGTCTATTAATTCTTTTTGTTATTAATGATCCTTTTATACTGTGTACAGAAGGCCCCCCTCATGCAGAGAAAGGAAGGCTCTTCTGTTAGACCAAAGAGTACAATGCTTGACAAGGCAATTAAAGAGTTAGAGAAGATAGTTGCAGAATGTATATGACTAATAAAGTTTACACTCTACTTTATGGTTTCTCTTCCTTATCATACAGCTTGTGCTCTAAACATGCACCTTATTCTGTTCTCATTGATGAAACAACAGCTAGACCACCATCTAGAGAAGTTCAAGATCCTGATAATTCATCACAAACTATCAAAAGGAGACTGCCGCCGGAAATAAAGCAAAAGCTGGCTAAAGTTGCTCGATTGACGGTATTTAGAGAgcaattaaagaatttaatttcATCTTTGTTTTATTAGTTATTTAGTCATATTTGGTCCTATAATTATGTTTTTTCTTTAATCTTTGCTCaggataaatttaaattttgtattttgtatCTGGGCTACAGCAGGTCAACTATGGAAAAATACCAAAGGATGTGATTAATAGACTGATGAGCATTGTCGGCCACTTGATGCAACTTCGGACACTAAAAGTATTTTTCTATTTTGGATTGAGAAATCACCtgtaatattacattttttacctgtgttttcttttttctgCTATAACTCACTCCATTTGTCTCCTGGTTTCTCGCTAGCTTTTATGCAAAAGCCATCAGAGCAAAATCCACGCTGATTTTGTgatgtttttgaaattttgagtgTAAAAAGTGTATTTACCGAGTATCTTAAAATAATGTGACCCCATTGAAAATCTCACTAGAAAGTATCAACCCAACCCATAACTTTACATTAATGAGTGACAATTATCATTTTTTGTTGGCAAAACTCCCTAAAAACTAATTTATTGCATTTGATTTTATTAGCTCGATTCATGCCTCAGACAAATGaatgatttttatcattttttaaatgCATATCAATCGATGGAAACGTCCAGAGTAGTGAGCAGCTATTGTCAAATTTGATTGACTACTCGAGGAAATGAATGCGGTTCTATAATAGCTTCATGAGTTATTCTGAAAGTTTGATTTAGTATGGCAGATTCGTATGGAACCTTATGTTTTGCTTTCATTTAAAAGGTTGACAATCTTTTTAGTCTCGGCATTTGGTTATTTATGCAACGTGTTTGTATGATGTGAACATAACATGTCGCTAATAGCTGATCGAGAAATTGTGTCTTTATGGTAGAGAAATCTTAAAGTTATGGCTAATATGGGATTGTCAGTGAAGCAAGAGAAGGATGATCAATTGCAGAAGATAAAACAAGAAGTTGCAGATATGGTTAAGCTGCGGATTATGCATATGAAATCTAAAGTATGTTTTTACTATGTTGCGATCAAATTGGTGTTGAACTTTTCAGACTGATCATCATACCACTGattttttatctttcaaaatGACTTCTTTTGGGGatgcattgcatatttttcttaCCTTCCAAGCATCAGTGAGGCTTGTGCTGAAATTTGTGGGTGGATGTTTTTAGTTCTAAACTTGGTATTTGACTTATATTACAGGTTGAGCAACAAAATGCATCTTTAGATGATTTTCAGGAAACTGGTCGGGGAGATAGAGAAACTTTGAAACGGAAATACAGCATGGACAATGCATTGGAAAATAAGATTTGTGACCTCTATGACCTTTATGCTGAGGTAATGCATCTGATTTCCCTTGTTCCACACTTCCGCTGAAGTGTGTTTTCCCTATCCAATGGAGTTTTGAGTGGGGTGACTAGTTTTCCATTTTTTCCTCATTTCAGAGACTGGAAGAAGAATCAGGTACACCAGTCAGAAGGCTGTATGAAGAGGTAACAGGACGTTATTGATCTAGCTGTTTCattatatcagcttagttttAACTAGTCAAACATTTATGCTGAAGACCTTATGTTGgaacaatatttttatgtgATGCGGGAAACAATCTCCATTAATGTACCCCAGATGATTGTAGATCTGTTCTCTGCAATTTCATATTTGTTCCTTTGGTGTACTAGTTTCTTACATGTGAGAATTAGAGTGTGAGTGTGCTTGGTTCGCATATGAGGATGCCAACATGACCTGGAAGTTCTACCCATTCTCTCGATTTTTTTCTCCGTTCCGGAGGGAGAGAGACGAgagtattgattgatactgatATTTCCTTTTCATTGAATTCATTCTTTTTCTTCTCACactattttatttgaaatatgtaGTAGAGGATCTACTTTTAGATGACAGTCCTTGCGTGAGGTAGATAGTTTATGcattatatgataaaaatttgCTTTGTTTTATGCTCGTGAGAGCTCTTGGATAGAGTTGACATGGATAACTTCCACTCTCTTATCATTTTTtctttgagttacttttgggtCCTGTAAGTGATCCTTTTAGCTCTCttccatttattttttgaattactTGTTTCCTTGGCTTATCAGAATACCATTCATCTCCCAACATAAATGCCAAgttattagtaaaaaaaatatttatatatgtactGTAGCTTGCGACATTGTGGCCTAGTGGATTCATGAATACCGAGGGAGTTAAACGTGCAATATCTAGAGCAAAAGATAGGAGGAGGGCACTGAACAACCGGAGAAAGGTATGCATTTTATATGGTGTCAGATAATGAGGAATGGCCTTTGCAATTGTTACTTATTTTGTACGTGGCTGCAGTGCATGTTGTTTCTTTGCATGTTTATCTTAAATGCGTTGTCAACTATACTTGTAACATCTCATGTCACTTTTGAGCTTGTGCAAAATATGATTGCAGCTCATGAAAACAGTTCTACTTAAATATTTGGCACCTAGGAAAACATACCTCATATTTTGAATATGACTAATATTCAGGGGATTGAATTTGTTCCTTGTTTCCAATGCATGACATTTCTAGATATTGCATTGTGAATTTTATAATCTTATGCAAGTGTAATGTGCTTGTGATGCTCGAAGGTGTGACTAATAGATGTTTAAAATGTCATAATGCTTTCAGAGAACCTAATTGCATTCAGACTTTTTAACCCTAGTGagagaatttttcaaaaatgctCTCTACCTCCAAAATTCCATCTTTACTGATAACCCATAATCTTCAGTAATGCACCACAGTTTACTACTCCCCTGATCGCAACCGGCCTTCGAGCCCGGCGCCGCTCACCGGCCGTCGGAAACTAGGGTTACGGTCTTTTTTCTTGAGGGATTACTGTTCGTCTTTTTCCTATTCCTCAGATTTATTTGCGCAAGGTTAGCAAGGAAGTAATCTGTTGACTTTAGGCAAACTTTGATTCATTTCCGACCAACAAACCATCCTTCTTGGCGATTGGTTTCATCTTTCCGCTACTCAGCTGCACGGTTGGTGGCCATCATCTTATGCCAGCATCCATATACTTTGGCCATTCTTTGCTCATATACAACCATTCACTATCCTTTTCGATTACCTAATCGTTCCACATTCCTCTCTAATGTTAAGGAGAGAGCTTAGCAATTTCCATACTGCTATGGCAGTAGAGGAGGTTAGAATAgagcaaaaattatttttgatttcAATGGGCAAAAGGGGAGAATCTATTTGCGTGACAGAAAGAACTCGGAATGCGAGTTACATGCTGGAAATTGGTCGTGAAAGTGCTTACTGGCTGAGGGAAATTATGGGGGAGTACATTACCAACCCCAAATCACATACTACTTTTAACAGATTAAGGAAAGGGGAAGTAGTTATCTCGGTGCAAAAGTTTGTTAACAGACGAGGAAGCTACATTGAAGTATCCAAAATTGAGCGTTCCGGTAAGAAGCAGCGAATTATAATTCCAAGCGGACGGTATGAGGAGGGCTGGAAATGTCTGGTGTTCTTTGTCGGGAAAATTCTGAACAGCGGCTTATGGAAAGGAGCATATCACTTGAAGGGCAACCAGCAACCTCGACAATCTGTGTTCAGTGGCAAGAACAATTCAAGTCCTACAGGATCTGGGAACATTGATGCACATAAAGAATTCAGACAGTGCTTGAGTAAAGAGTGGAACAAAGCACTGATTGTCACGAAGGAATGCGTTAATATTTCTTGGGAAATGGTAATGTTAGCACTTGGTAAGACGGTTGGGAAGAAGATTGAGATTTTTCCGTTCAAAGCAAACCAAGCACTGTGGTGGCCAAATAGTAGAGaggatttcgaattttatttgCAAATCAGTAGATGCTTTTTGGAGAACAGGATCTCCTTGACTTTTGAACGTGGGAGGAGCGACATCAATACTACAGAGGAAGTTTACGAATGCTGCAATAGTTGGATCAGGATTGTTGGATTACCATGGGATATGTGGACGACGGATGTGCTCAGAAATGTGGGGGATAGTTGTGGGGGATTGGTGGATATTAGTCAAGATACTCTTTTGCTTAAGGACTTGGCCGCTGCTAAAATCAAAGTGGTGGGGCTAGAAGGGGGATTCATTAATAGTTCTTTGCTAATTCAGACACCGCGTGGTCCTATGAATGTGCGCATTTATGTCGATTCAGTTAACATTTCAGCGTATGATGTTTATGAAAAAAGATCCTATGCATAGGTAGTAGTTGATGGTGCTAGAGTAATAACTGGGTGGAGCAGAGTGAAAAGACCTATACAGGAAGACAATGGACATTCTAAACAACTACCCGAAGCGAAAGATGCGAAGACCACAACAGAATTCAAACAGATTATTCGGGATGGGGGAGGCTGCCCAACAAAAAAGCAATGGAAAAGAAGCGGCATTGGGAGGAGAGGCTCATTTAAATCACCAAGAGTGGAAGTATAGCAACACAAAGATCGTTCAAGGGATGGAAGTGTTTCTTGGTAAAGAACAGCAACGTTTCTACAAATCA
This DNA window, taken from Primulina huaijiensis isolate GDHJ02 unplaced genomic scaffold, ASM1229523v2 scaffold5913, whole genome shotgun sequence, encodes the following:
- the LOC140970465 gene encoding protein EMBRYO SAC DEVELOPMENT ARREST 30-like; protein product: MKSKIKWAALGGLVLSFMSLLEHLFLAKSSASMLQYSSIAAFTGDLNYPEKPGRKGAGYRKLWGKVKALEALQPCANTRSMPYPVPHEQNNGFIYAKVHGDFEKIKASICDLVAISRLLNATLVIPEIQGRTQSKGISSKFKSFSYLYNEEQFISVLANDVIIARNLPHDLMETRKRKQYPVFKPKRLSSPNYYLQDVLPKLNSAKVIGLIITDGGCLQSILPSSLVEYQRLRCRVAYHALHFREEIVEVGNQIVQRSRHVEAHDVHTELTQFRRKQMIKQGLIKEESVDSRSLKANGSCPLMPEEVGLILRALGYPPRTRIYLAGSETFGGQRVLIPLRALYTDLVDRTSLCSKQELAKIIGPETPVPLDSFEFPPAQSAKQLKEWDNAGPRPRPLPPPPDRSIYRHEKEGWYGWIAEKDSEPEPEPEPEPESNDLRNQAHRLLWDAVDYIVSVEADAFFPGFDNDGSGWPDFSGLMMGHRLYKMASSRTYRPDRKYLTELINSTRDNLYHPRFNWTLSIREHLNKSTAEDGIMREFLLSSPTSFLSHPIPECSCATLKNTEIVHSRKGSNLQILYQGQDECPKGLDQGLNSIESQDDSADKSETPEDDMDLGPLESDQNSQPFTVLTSEQDEEMDPDD
- the LOC140970360 gene encoding ubinuclein-1-like isoform X2, producing the protein MVEGGRAGSESGSRSKPASSFESAGGRLRFRVELRPGETTIVSWKKLLKEATSNQPNGTDLSIVGPSSEAQQPTSQAPLPPSSEASSSKRTVAENEAKDSQAQAGSNRLNNVIERIERMYAGNGSSDEEDVVLDDVPDDDEYDTDDSFIDDAELDDYFQVDNSAIKHDGFFVNRGKLERIEPSISATQQPKKRRRKDLDKGQGGLDDGHNPSKHVKLGDKGRKASSIEKKLDSQSNRVDVPNAQGSKNTLDPSGTSNGDPMGPDKDADQQRTGVLPLKSYNNKQKEGSELQDTAIQRSIDKSSCENKSQSGKPLTNADESDQSMQQKEKAALAERFDLNVPASKDSLQPYKAPLMQRKEGSSVRPKSTMLDKAIKELEKIVAESRPPSREVQDPDNSSQTIKRRLPPEIKQKLAKVARLTVNYGKIPKDVINRLMSIVGHLMQLRTLKRNLKVMANMGLSVKQEKDDQLQKIKQEVADMVKLRIMHMKSKVEQQNASLDDFQETGRGDRETLKRKYSMDNALENKICDLYDLYAERLEEESGTPVRRLYEELATLWPSGFMNTEGVKRAISRAKDRRRALNNRRKDQEKSKKTKVLTPKQKM
- the LOC140970360 gene encoding ubinuclein-1-like isoform X1, producing the protein MVEGGRAGSESGSRSKPASSFESAGGRLRFRVELRPGETTIVSWKKLLKEATSNQPNGTDLSIVGPSSEAQQPTSQAPLPPSSEASSSKRTVAENEAKDSQAQAGSNRLNNVIERIERMYAGNGSSDEEDVVLDDVPDDDEYDTDDSFIDDAELDDYFQVDNSAIKHDGFFVNRGKLERIEPSISATQQPKKRRRKDLDKGQGGLDDGHNPSKHVKLGDKGRKASSIEKKLDSQSNRVDVPNAQGSKNTLDPSGTSNGDPMGPDKDADQQRTGVLPLKSYNNKQKEGSELQDTAIQRSIDKSSCENKSQSGKPLTNADESDQSMQQKEKAALAERFDLNVPASKDSLQPYKAPLMQRKEGSSVRPKSTMLDKAIKELEKIVAESRPPSREVQDPDNSSQTIKRRLPPEIKQKLAKVARLTQVNYGKIPKDVINRLMSIVGHLMQLRTLKRNLKVMANMGLSVKQEKDDQLQKIKQEVADMVKLRIMHMKSKVEQQNASLDDFQETGRGDRETLKRKYSMDNALENKICDLYDLYAERLEEESGTPVRRLYEELATLWPSGFMNTEGVKRAISRAKDRRRALNNRRKDQEKSKKTKVLTPKQKM